The Mauremys reevesii isolate NIE-2019 linkage group 1, ASM1616193v1, whole genome shotgun sequence genome has a segment encoding these proteins:
- the DNAJC28 gene encoding dnaJ homolog subfamily C member 28, whose translation MKWLCVILTKKIGCHLWALSTVIPKKVKTFPYPYIIEHRMLSGYKSKDNIKDSYRLLKLQEGCSLDDVRNSFRNLAKQYHPDSGSITADSATFMQIEAAYRTVLSDVAKKMKSSENEDEEETKFKSKAPQHRQYLSFEGVGFGTPSQRERQYKQFRVDRAAEQVMEYRKQKLESQYAMNAMIAKDIRQSKKIKITQAIDRLVEDLIQESMAKGDFDNLSGKGKPLQKFSYCPHIDPMTHNLNRILIDNGYQPEWILMQKEIRETIEELRKNIVASRNKLGEPMTPCRQKQWSQICEQLIEDIKKLNKRINDFNLIVPILNRQMVHFNADKEIARAQAAYEILMEKTKTIDVDTKENEQEKVKIFRLKSSFLKWINLMLK comes from the coding sequence ATGAAGTGGCTTTGTGTCATATTGACAAAAAAAATTGGATGTCATCTCTGGGCACTTTCAACAGTGATTCCCAAAAAAGTAAAAACATTTCCTTATCCCTATATAATTGAGCATAGAATGTTGTCAGGTTACAAATCTAAAGATAACATCAAAGACTCTTACAGACTTCTTAAACTTCAGGAGGGGTGTTCCCTAGATGATGTAAGAAATTCATTTAGAAATCTTGCCAAACAGTATCATCCAGACAGTGGTTCCATCACAGCTGATTCTGCAACATTTATGCAGATAGAAGCAGCATACCGGACTGTGCTTTCTGATGTGGCCAAGAAAATGAAATCAAGTGAAAATGAAGATGAAGAGGAAACCAAATTCAAATCCAAAGCACCACAGCACAGGCAGTATTTAAGTTTTGAAGGTGTTGGTTTTGGGACTCCAAGTCAAAGAGAGAGACAGTACAAGCAGTTTAGAGTAGACCGTGCAGCTGAGCAGGTGATGGAATATCGAAAGCAGAAACTTGAGAGCCAGTATGCTATGAACGCTATGATAGCCAAAGATATAAGGCAGAGTAAGAAGATAAAAATAACCCAAGCAATTGACCGTTTGGTTGAGGACCTCATCCAGGAATCAATGGCTAAAGGAGACTTTGATAACCTCAGTGGTAAAGGAAAACCATTGCAGAAATTTTCATACTGTCCACATATTGATCCTATGACTCACAACCTGAACAGAATTCTCATAGATAATGGATACCAACCAGAATGGATTCTGATGCAGAAAGAAATACGAGAAACTATTGAGGAACTAAGAAAGAACATAGTAGCATCTAGGAATAAACTTGGAGAGCCAATGACACCATGTAGACAGAAACAATGGAGTCAGATTTGTGAACAATTAATAGAAGATATCAAGAAACTAAACAAAAGAATTAATGACTTTAATTTAATTGTTCCCATTCTGAACAGACAAATGGTTCATTTTAATGCAGACAAAGAAATTGCACGAGCACAGGCGGCTTATGAGATCCTGATGGAAAAAACAAAGACCATTGATGTGGATACAAAGGAAAATGAACAggaaaaagttaaaatatttagGCTTAAATCCAGCTTTTTGAAGTGGATAAAtcttatgctgaaataa